In a genomic window of Thermus albus:
- a CDS encoding ABC transporter substrate-binding protein, with protein sequence MRRVFAAITVLLALAFAFPLTFTDDLGRTVTLKAPPKRIVTMLPSVTETVCALGACERIVATDDYSDWPEKVKALPKAGGLYNPNPELIVSLKPDLVLVSKYGRLYETLERAGLVVFAVKTETYEDIFRTTRTLGKLLGLEGQAERLVAQIQREVYQEESRAAKAKTRPRVYYEIDPTPYTVGPDSFIGVLIQKARGVNIIPKELGLFPKIAPEFVVERNPEVIVATYPGALETIRARPGWSRVQAVQTGRICVFTGGQDNLLSRPGPRVAQGLRLLVDCFHGR encoded by the coding sequence ATGAGGAGAGTTTTTGCGGCAATAACGGTCCTTTTGGCCCTGGCCTTTGCCTTTCCCCTCACCTTCACCGACGACCTGGGGCGCACGGTTACGCTCAAGGCTCCTCCCAAGCGCATCGTCACCATGCTCCCTTCGGTGACGGAGACGGTTTGTGCCTTGGGGGCTTGTGAGCGGATCGTGGCCACCGACGACTACTCCGATTGGCCCGAGAAGGTGAAGGCCTTGCCCAAGGCGGGGGGGCTTTACAACCCGAACCCCGAGCTCATTGTGTCCTTAAAGCCGGACCTGGTTTTGGTCTCCAAATACGGCCGGCTTTATGAGACCTTGGAGCGGGCGGGGCTGGTGGTCTTTGCGGTTAAGACGGAAACCTATGAGGACATCTTCCGCACCACCCGTACCCTGGGCAAGCTTCTTGGCCTCGAGGGCCAAGCGGAACGCCTGGTGGCCCAGATCCAGCGGGAGGTGTACCAGGAGGAGTCCCGGGCGGCCAAGGCCAAGACCCGGCCCCGGGTGTACTACGAGATTGACCCCACCCCTTACACCGTGGGTCCCGATAGCTTCATCGGCGTCCTGATCCAAAAGGCCCGGGGTGTGAACATTATCCCTAAGGAGCTAGGCCTTTTCCCCAAGATCGCTCCGGAGTTCGTGGTGGAGAGGAACCCCGAGGTGATCGTGGCCACATACCCGGGTGCTCTGGAAACCATCCGGGCCAGGCCTGGGTGGAGCCGGGTGCAGGCGGTCCAGACGGGGCGCATCTGCGTGTTCACCGGGGGCCAGGATAACCTTCTCTCCCGCCCGGGCCCCCGGGTGGCCCAGGGGCTTAGGCTCTTGGTGGATTGCTTCCATGGGCGTTAG
- a CDS encoding FecCD family ABC transporter permease: MIQALPLAFRRSLVFLWLLFLLLLALVLGVALGAVNLPPGEVLQALLGLKENPIVTEMRLPRVLGGMLVGAALGVAGASFQGLFRNPLADPYLMGSAAGAAFAVTLLASLMGGLSPAFAQHAIFQGLPLSATLFGFLGALSATLLTLVLAGGAARTGELVLAGVVVGSVLTGATTYLMLQDADRVRAVFAYTLGNLAFLGWPGVKALLLFFLLALPPLLLLGRVLNALQLGEEVAKSLGLPLEGLKLLLLLAASLLVAAAVAQAGIIGFVGLITPHLLRRILGEDYRLLLPASALGGAALLALADLLARTLTRPAELPVGVVTTLLGGPFFLYLMWRRRGRA, from the coding sequence ATGATCCAAGCCCTCCCCCTGGCCTTTAGGCGGAGCCTGGTCTTCCTCTGGTTACTTTTCCTCCTTCTTCTGGCCCTGGTGCTAGGGGTGGCCCTGGGGGCGGTGAACCTGCCGCCAGGCGAGGTGCTCCAAGCCCTTTTGGGCCTCAAGGAGAATCCCATCGTCACCGAGATGCGGCTTCCCAGGGTCTTAGGGGGAATGCTGGTGGGGGCGGCCTTGGGCGTGGCGGGGGCCAGCTTCCAGGGGCTCTTCCGCAACCCCTTGGCCGACCCCTACCTCATGGGCTCGGCGGCAGGAGCGGCTTTTGCCGTGACCCTGTTGGCCTCCTTGATGGGGGGATTGTCTCCCGCCTTTGCCCAGCACGCCATCTTTCAGGGCTTGCCCCTCTCCGCCACCCTCTTCGGGTTCCTGGGAGCCCTTTCCGCCACCCTCCTTACCCTGGTCCTGGCGGGGGGGGCGGCCCGGACGGGGGAGCTGGTGCTGGCGGGGGTGGTGGTGGGGAGCGTCCTGACGGGGGCCACCACCTACCTGATGCTGCAGGATGCCGACCGGGTGCGGGCGGTCTTTGCCTATACCCTGGGCAACCTGGCCTTTTTGGGCTGGCCCGGGGTGAAGGCCCTTCTTCTTTTCTTCCTGCTGGCCCTTCCTCCCCTTTTGCTCCTAGGCCGGGTGCTGAACGCCTTGCAGCTGGGGGAGGAGGTGGCCAAGAGCCTGGGATTGCCCCTCGAGGGTCTTAAGCTCCTTCTCCTCCTTGCCGCAAGCCTTTTGGTGGCCGCTGCCGTGGCCCAAGCGGGGATCATTGGTTTCGTGGGCTTGATTACCCCGCATCTCCTTCGGCGCATCTTGGGGGAGGACTACCGCCTGCTTTTGCCCGCTTCCGCCTTGGGGGGAGCGGCCCTCCTCGCGCTGGCGGACCTTTTGGCCCGCACCCTTACCCGTCCGGCGGAGCTTCCCGTAGGGGTGGTGACCACCCTTCTCGGGGGCCCCTTCTTCCTTTACCTCATGTGGAGGCGGCGTGGAAGGGCTTGA
- a CDS encoding ABC transporter ATP-binding protein: MEGLEAKGIVGPYALLGVDLAVRPGEWVALLGPNGSGKSTLLRVMAGLLRPRSGKVLLEGRPLWAYGSYARGQLLAYLPQGGPYPEGLLVEEVVRLGRLPHLGLWGREGREDQEAVAWALEATGASRFVGRYLGSLSGGERQRVLLARALASRPRYLLLDEPTTYLDLEYQGGLLALLRGLAAKGMGVLAVLHDPNQAALADRVAVLKGGRLLAEGGPEAVLAEPLLQGLYGHGVRVAHLGGRPHVYLDG, from the coding sequence GTGGAAGGGCTTGAGGCTAAGGGCATCGTGGGCCCCTATGCCCTCTTGGGGGTGGACCTGGCCGTACGGCCGGGGGAGTGGGTGGCCCTTTTGGGCCCCAACGGATCAGGGAAAAGCACCCTTTTAAGGGTTATGGCGGGGCTGCTGCGGCCCAGGTCGGGGAAGGTGTTGCTGGAAGGCAGGCCCCTTTGGGCCTACGGTAGCTATGCCCGGGGCCAGCTCCTTGCTTACCTGCCCCAGGGGGGTCCCTACCCCGAGGGGCTTTTGGTGGAGGAGGTGGTGCGCCTGGGGAGGCTTCCCCACCTGGGCCTCTGGGGAAGGGAGGGCAGGGAGGACCAGGAGGCGGTGGCCTGGGCCCTGGAGGCCACGGGTGCTTCCCGTTTTGTTGGCCGGTACCTGGGTAGCCTTTCCGGGGGAGAACGGCAAAGGGTCCTTTTGGCTCGGGCCTTGGCCTCGAGGCCCCGCTACCTGCTCCTGGACGAGCCTACCACTTACCTGGACCTGGAGTATCAGGGGGGGCTTTTGGCACTGCTCCGAGGGTTAGCCGCCAAGGGCATGGGAGTCCTTGCCGTTCTCCACGATCCCAACCAGGCGGCCCTGGCCGACCGGGTGGCGGTGCTCAAGGGGGGAAGGCTTTTGGCGGAGGGAGGGCCGGAGGCGGTTCTTGCCGAGCCCCTTCTCCAAGGCCTCTATGGCCATGGGGTTCGGGTGGCCCACCTTGGGGGGAGGCCCCATGTCTACCTGGACGGATAG
- a CDS encoding SDR family oxidoreductase: MRLKDKVVVITGAAHGLGRATLELFAREGARLVACDLEEAPLREAAEATGALPIPMDVADPLSVERGFREALQAMGRLDGVVHYAGITRDNFHWKMPLEDWETVLRVNLTGSFLVARAASEAMRERNPGSIVLTSSRVYLGNLGQANYAASKAGVVGLTRTLALELGRYGIRVNALAPGFIETRMTAKVPEKVREKAIAATPLGRSGKPLEVAYAALFLVSDESSFITGQVLFVDGGRTVGAAPA, from the coding sequence ATGCGGCTTAAGGACAAGGTGGTGGTGATCACCGGGGCGGCCCACGGCCTGGGTCGGGCCACCCTGGAGCTGTTCGCTCGGGAGGGGGCCAGGCTGGTGGCGTGTGACCTGGAGGAGGCCCCCTTGCGGGAAGCGGCGGAGGCCACGGGGGCCTTGCCCATTCCCATGGATGTGGCGGATCCCCTTTCGGTGGAAAGGGGGTTCCGGGAGGCCCTTCAGGCCATGGGCCGCCTGGATGGGGTGGTGCACTATGCCGGCATCACTCGGGATAACTTCCATTGGAAAATGCCCTTGGAGGACTGGGAGACCGTCCTAAGGGTAAACCTCACGGGGAGCTTCCTGGTGGCCAGGGCGGCCTCCGAGGCCATGCGGGAGAGGAACCCGGGCTCCATCGTCCTTACCAGCTCCCGGGTCTACCTGGGCAACCTGGGGCAGGCCAACTATGCCGCTTCCAAGGCGGGGGTGGTGGGGCTTACCCGTACCTTGGCCCTGGAGCTTGGGCGGTACGGCATCCGGGTCAACGCCCTGGCCCCTGGCTTCATTGAAACCCGCATGACCGCCAAGGTGCCGGAGAAGGTGCGGGAGAAGGCCATTGCCGCCACCCCTTTGGGCCGCTCGGGGAAGCCTTTGGAGGTGGCCTATGCCGCCCTCTTCCTGGTCTCCGACGAGTCCAGCTTCATCACCGGCCAGGTGCTCTTCGTGGATGGGGGGAGGACCGTCGGGGCGGCTCCCGCTTGA
- a CDS encoding serine hydrolase domain-containing protein — translation MDFARLEAFLRGQVAEGRIPGYVALVARGGEVFYQGVGGYLDPGKGLPMREEALFRIYSMTKPWVSALALTFVEEGLLSLQDPVEEYLPEFSRLQVGREVGGEVVLEALKAPVTVYDLLRHTAGFTYGVFFRSPVKGLYLEAGVDRFDLSREEFLKRLSALPLRFQPGEAFEYGLSSDVLGHLLEALSGKSLAELLRDRVFSPLGMRDSGFQAHDPARLAQPFSKDPETGRSIRLIPVEAEPPRYAGGLGGVSTVLDYLRFLEALRTGRGLLHPRLCRLMTQDHLGPLYEAGLRRGLEYTPGPGYGFGLGVAVRLGPAGMAPGNPGDFYWWGFAGTYFFVDPSQGLSALLFTQAPNLLSILEPERALHSRLGQRLHLAFRTLVYASL, via the coding sequence ATGGACTTTGCCCGACTGGAGGCCTTTTTGAGGGGGCAGGTGGCCGAGGGGCGGATCCCCGGGTATGTGGCCCTGGTGGCCCGGGGGGGAGAGGTGTTCTACCAAGGCGTCGGTGGATACTTAGACCCAGGAAAGGGCCTTCCCATGCGGGAGGAGGCCCTTTTCCGCATTTACTCCATGACCAAACCCTGGGTTTCCGCCCTGGCCCTCACCTTTGTGGAGGAAGGCCTCCTTTCCCTTCAGGACCCAGTGGAGGAGTACCTTCCCGAGTTTTCCCGCCTTCAGGTGGGGCGGGAGGTGGGGGGGGAGGTGGTCCTGGAAGCGCTAAAGGCTCCGGTTACCGTCTACGACCTCCTCCGTCACACGGCGGGCTTCACTTACGGGGTCTTCTTCCGCTCCCCGGTCAAGGGGCTCTATCTGGAGGCGGGGGTGGACCGGTTTGACCTTTCCCGGGAGGAGTTCTTGAAGCGGCTTTCTGCCCTACCCTTGCGCTTCCAACCGGGTGAGGCTTTTGAATACGGCCTTTCCAGCGATGTACTGGGGCACCTCCTGGAAGCCCTTTCTGGGAAAAGTCTGGCTGAACTTCTGCGGGACCGGGTGTTTTCACCATTGGGCATGCGGGATTCTGGTTTCCAGGCCCACGACCCCGCCCGTTTGGCCCAACCCTTTTCCAAAGACCCGGAGACGGGTAGGTCTATCCGCCTCATCCCCGTGGAGGCGGAGCCGCCCCGGTATGCGGGGGGCTTGGGTGGCGTGAGCACGGTCTTGGACTACCTGCGGTTCCTGGAGGCCCTACGCACGGGCCGGGGCCTCTTACATCCCCGCCTTTGCCGCCTTATGACCCAGGACCACCTGGGCCCCCTGTACGAGGCGGGGTTGCGGCGGGGCCTCGAGTACACCCCTGGCCCCGGCTACGGGTTTGGCCTGGGGGTGGCGGTCAGGTTGGGTCCGGCGGGAATGGCCCCGGGCAATCCAGGAGACTTTTACTGGTGGGGGTTTGCCGGTACCTACTTCTTCGTGGACCCCAGCCAGGGCCTTTCCGCCTTGCTTTTCACCCAGGCTCCAAACCTGCTGTCCATCTTGGAGCCGGAAAGGGCCTTGCACTCCCGCCTAGGGCAGAGGCTTCACCTGGCCTTCCGCACCTTGGTTTACGCTTCCCTCTAG
- the mntR gene encoding manganese-dependent transcriptional regulator MntR, which yields MGRPPLSEAQEDYLKQLFLLEAERQGPVPTQALAERLGVKPPSVTEMLKKLTALGLVEHAPYQGARLTEAGRRIALEVLRHHRLLEAYLHQALGYGWEEVHQEAERLEHVISEAFEERIAELLGHPLFDPHGDPIPTKDLALPKASTRPLSQAPLGEARVVRALVQDRGTLNLLARLGLVPGARVRVMAQEEGVRVRVEGQDYLLPQELAACVGVEPLEGSVNQGAEGQVKPLP from the coding sequence ATGGGACGCCCTCCCCTGTCCGAGGCCCAGGAGGACTACTTGAAGCAGCTTTTCCTCCTGGAGGCGGAGCGGCAAGGCCCGGTGCCCACCCAGGCGCTTGCCGAGCGCCTGGGGGTTAAACCTCCCTCGGTGACGGAGATGCTTAAGAAGCTCACCGCCTTAGGCCTGGTGGAGCACGCCCCCTACCAGGGGGCCCGGCTCACCGAGGCCGGGCGGCGGATCGCCCTGGAGGTCCTAAGGCACCACCGGCTCCTCGAGGCCTACTTGCACCAGGCCCTGGGCTACGGCTGGGAGGAGGTCCATCAGGAGGCGGAAAGGCTTGAACATGTGATCAGCGAGGCCTTTGAGGAAAGGATTGCGGAGCTTTTGGGCCACCCCCTTTTTGACCCCCATGGGGATCCCATCCCCACCAAGGACTTGGCCTTGCCCAAGGCCTCAACCCGGCCTCTCTCCCAGGCCCCCCTAGGGGAAGCCCGGGTGGTCCGGGCCCTAGTCCAAGACCGAGGCACCCTAAACCTTCTCGCCCGACTCGGCCTGGTGCCAGGGGCCCGGGTCCGGGTGATGGCCCAGGAGGAAGGCGTGCGGGTGCGGGTAGAAGGACAAGACTACTTGCTCCCCCAAGAACTGGCCGCATGCGTAGGGGTGGAGCCCCTAGAGGGAAGCGTAAACCAAGGTGCGGAAGGCCAGGTGAAGCCTCTGCCCTAG
- a CDS encoding DUF72 domain-containing protein, giving the protein MGEVRVGTASWTDETLLNSGWYPPEVRNHPEKRLRYYAQHFDTVEVDSTFYALPRREVVAKWAERTPPGFLFHVKAFSAFTGHGLEAPALSKDLRILLPRQEGHLSQREVPKEVVEEAWNRFFAAIEPLREAGKLGYLHFGLPPWTEPKPRSFQYLEHLAERTQGYRVAVEFRNPKWYVAWGFVKKELERLGLIHVSVDAPPHPEAPPRVLEPTHPVAVLRCHGRNVASWKGPHLKPYERFNWRYSAEELEDLAQATRTLAEKAKAVFVIFNNNYGTQGVEAAMGLKGLLGLGPPPWAEQLL; this is encoded by the coding sequence ATGGGGGAGGTTCGGGTAGGCACCGCCAGCTGGACGGATGAGACCCTTCTTAACTCCGGCTGGTACCCTCCTGAGGTGCGAAACCATCCGGAAAAACGCCTCCGCTACTACGCCCAACACTTTGATACCGTGGAGGTGGACAGCACCTTCTACGCCCTGCCCCGACGGGAGGTGGTGGCCAAGTGGGCGGAAAGGACCCCACCGGGCTTCCTCTTCCACGTGAAGGCCTTTTCTGCCTTCACGGGGCACGGCCTCGAGGCCCCTGCGCTTTCCAAGGACCTCCGCATCCTGTTGCCCCGGCAGGAAGGCCACCTCTCCCAACGGGAAGTGCCCAAGGAGGTGGTGGAGGAAGCGTGGAACCGCTTCTTTGCCGCCATAGAACCCTTACGGGAGGCGGGCAAGCTGGGCTACCTGCACTTTGGCCTCCCCCCCTGGACCGAACCCAAGCCCCGAAGCTTCCAGTACCTGGAGCACCTGGCGGAAAGGACCCAAGGCTACCGGGTGGCGGTGGAGTTCCGCAACCCCAAGTGGTATGTGGCTTGGGGGTTTGTAAAGAAGGAGCTTGAGCGCTTGGGCCTCATCCACGTGAGCGTGGACGCGCCACCCCACCCCGAGGCCCCACCTCGGGTCCTGGAGCCCACCCATCCCGTGGCGGTGCTCCGCTGCCACGGAAGAAACGTGGCATCCTGGAAGGGCCCCCACCTCAAGCCCTACGAGCGTTTCAACTGGCGCTATTCGGCGGAGGAGCTGGAAGACCTCGCCCAGGCCACCCGTACCCTGGCGGAGAAGGCCAAAGCGGTTTTCGTCATTTTTAACAACAACTACGGCACCCAGGGGGTGGAAGCGGCCATGGGGCTTAAGGGTCTTTTGGGTCTGGGTCCACCCCCCTGGGCTGAGCAGCTCCTTTAA
- a CDS encoding ArsR/SmtB family transcription factor, translating to MEQALVQGRLEALAHPARLTIVRLLAELPDEHTAFDPRCGSAYGVCFCHLKEKTGLSGPTVSHHLRILREAGLVEGVRVGRWTHFRLKPGALEALAYELLNLARQAQRAAAKAI from the coding sequence ATGGAGCAGGCTCTCGTGCAAGGCCGCCTCGAGGCCCTGGCCCACCCCGCCCGCCTCACCATCGTTCGGCTTCTGGCTGAGCTTCCCGACGAGCACACCGCCTTTGACCCCCGGTGCGGAAGCGCCTACGGGGTCTGCTTCTGCCACCTGAAGGAGAAGACTGGGCTTTCCGGGCCCACGGTGAGCCACCACCTCAGGATCCTGCGCGAGGCGGGGCTGGTAGAGGGGGTGCGCGTGGGACGCTGGACTCATTTCCGTTTAAAACCTGGCGCCTTAGAAGCCCTGGCCTACGAGCTCCTCAACCTGGCCCGCCAGGCGCAAAGGGCCGCGGCCAAGGCAATCTGA
- a CDS encoding arsenate reductase (azurin) small subunit produces the protein MTQTLSRRRFVKLTAAATALFTAGGKAQLGYAPSLTYPAVKVANVSQVKTGQPVTFSYPDASSPAILVKLGKPAVGGVGSARDIVAFSALCTHMGCPVQYEGGRFICRCHYSMFDPAKAGQTYQGLASSWLPQIPLRIDGKGDIYAVAVAGLIWGRVKNV, from the coding sequence ATGACACAAACCCTTTCCCGTAGGCGGTTTGTAAAGCTCACGGCGGCGGCCACCGCTCTCTTCACCGCAGGGGGCAAGGCCCAGTTGGGGTACGCCCCCAGCCTCACCTACCCGGCGGTGAAGGTGGCCAATGTTTCCCAGGTGAAGACGGGCCAGCCCGTTACCTTCAGCTACCCGGATGCGTCCAGCCCCGCCATCCTGGTGAAGCTGGGCAAGCCGGCTGTTGGGGGTGTGGGTTCTGCGCGGGACATCGTGGCCTTTTCCGCCCTCTGCACCCACATGGGCTGTCCCGTCCAGTACGAGGGGGGGAGGTTTATCTGCCGGTGCCATTACTCCATGTTTGACCCCGCCAAGGCCGGCCAGACCTACCAGGGCCTGGCCAGCTCCTGGCTCCCCCAGATCCCCCTTCGTATTGACGGCAAGGGCGACATTTATGCGGTAGCGGTGGCCGGCCTTATTTGGGGCCGTGTCAAGAACGTTTAG
- a CDS encoding arsenate reductase (azurin) large subunit, whose product MALIPRRDQLPIPPKNARVHNTVCQYCNVGCGYKVYVWPVGQQGGLKPDQNAFGLDLSQAQPPLAGQSYTETMHAVTVGRDGQQYHVVIVPAKDSPINRGNYSIRGGTNAVTVWSLDRGTQDRLEYPLLRIGDQFQAITWQDALTLVAGVIKGIRDRDGNDDNIAVKAYDHGGSGQGFEDNYGLGKFFFAALSVKHIAIHNRPAYNSEVWGSRERGVHELNYTYEDARLADTIVLWGANTYETATVFYAEHMLPNIQGNTVAEKQQAFEKGEPAEPGYLIVVDPRKISSYTIAETVAKDRVLLLRPNLGTDYILANAIARVVWERGYYDMAYLQARTDMGLFEEYKQKSLKLQVPYAEFMAQVERITGVPRAQIEKAADWIAKPKAGKFKRRTLTIYEKGVIWNMKNYDQVAAIVQLAVLTHNIGRPGTGCGRQGGHQEGYVRPPAPTPGSIYRGGPPVNVDKFLVEGKGKFYWVVATDPYLSTPNAQVFRKRIHERTEKLTKALGQGGEPGTIGERVKKILDVLYSDPDALFMVVQDIYMTEVARDAHLILPGAAWGEANDTSINCNSRLLRLYEKFMDPPGEAKPDWEIFKLVGLRLADLYRAEGKAQEAAKFEFGKNWKTDEDVFLAGAEEFGDNRVSEEDEAKLEPENYKGVTYKFLKEVGQQGIQTPVRRDPKTGKLVGTVRRYTHKFGTSDGKFKWYGTDDWEGYPAEVAKYLEGEKARQYPFWVTTGRAQTIWQTAYHDRRLPEKAVALPLPYVEIHPEDAKRLGLQSGDLVEVYNEEGNGTFMVYVTDAVKPGLIFLVMYHWRGTSNSLISGYTDPKTTIPWYKGTRANLRKLAGSIPSVQQTASLLQQNKFD is encoded by the coding sequence ATGGCGCTCATTCCAAGAAGGGACCAGCTTCCCATCCCCCCCAAGAACGCTCGGGTACACAACACCGTCTGCCAGTACTGCAACGTGGGTTGCGGCTACAAGGTGTACGTTTGGCCTGTGGGGCAGCAGGGCGGCCTGAAGCCTGACCAGAACGCCTTCGGCCTGGATCTTTCCCAGGCCCAGCCGCCTTTGGCTGGTCAGAGCTACACGGAAACCATGCATGCCGTCACTGTCGGCCGGGATGGCCAGCAGTACCACGTGGTGATTGTGCCGGCCAAGGATAGCCCCATCAACCGGGGTAACTACTCCATCCGTGGCGGCACCAACGCCGTTACCGTTTGGAGCCTGGACCGAGGCACCCAGGACCGGCTTGAATACCCTCTCCTTCGGATTGGGGATCAGTTCCAGGCCATCACCTGGCAGGATGCCCTCACCTTGGTGGCCGGGGTCATCAAGGGCATCCGCGACCGGGACGGCAACGACGACAACATCGCCGTGAAAGCCTATGACCACGGGGGCTCAGGCCAGGGCTTTGAGGACAACTACGGTCTAGGCAAGTTCTTCTTTGCCGCTCTTTCCGTGAAGCACATCGCCATCCATAATCGCCCCGCCTACAACTCCGAGGTCTGGGGAAGCCGCGAGCGGGGTGTGCACGAGCTTAACTACACCTACGAAGATGCTCGCCTGGCCGATACCATCGTTCTCTGGGGGGCTAACACTTATGAGACCGCCACGGTTTTCTACGCTGAGCACATGCTCCCCAACATCCAGGGGAACACGGTGGCGGAGAAGCAGCAGGCCTTTGAGAAGGGAGAGCCCGCCGAACCCGGTTACCTGATTGTCGTTGACCCCCGGAAGATCTCTTCCTACACCATCGCTGAGACCGTGGCCAAGGACCGGGTTCTCCTCCTCCGGCCCAACCTGGGCACGGACTACATCCTGGCCAACGCCATCGCGCGGGTGGTTTGGGAGCGGGGTTACTACGACATGGCCTACCTGCAGGCCCGCACCGACATGGGGCTCTTTGAGGAGTACAAGCAGAAGAGCCTCAAGCTCCAGGTGCCCTACGCCGAGTTCATGGCCCAGGTTGAGCGGATTACAGGGGTGCCCCGGGCCCAGATTGAGAAGGCCGCCGACTGGATTGCCAAGCCAAAGGCCGGCAAGTTCAAGCGCCGCACCCTCACCATCTACGAGAAGGGCGTCATCTGGAACATGAAAAACTATGACCAGGTGGCGGCCATCGTGCAGCTGGCGGTCCTCACCCACAACATCGGCCGTCCGGGCACGGGTTGTGGCCGCCAGGGTGGGCACCAGGAGGGCTACGTGCGGCCCCCTGCTCCCACGCCGGGTTCCATCTACCGGGGCGGCCCTCCTGTAAACGTGGACAAGTTCCTGGTGGAGGGTAAGGGCAAGTTCTACTGGGTGGTGGCCACGGATCCTTACCTTTCCACCCCCAATGCCCAGGTCTTCCGCAAGCGCATCCACGAGCGCACGGAGAAGCTCACCAAGGCCTTGGGCCAGGGGGGGGAGCCCGGGACCATAGGGGAGCGGGTGAAGAAAATCCTGGACGTGCTCTACTCCGATCCCGATGCCCTCTTCATGGTGGTCCAGGACATCTACATGACGGAGGTTGCCCGCGATGCCCACCTGATCCTTCCTGGTGCAGCTTGGGGTGAGGCTAACGACACGTCCATTAACTGCAATAGCCGCTTGCTCCGCCTTTACGAGAAGTTCATGGACCCTCCCGGCGAGGCCAAGCCCGACTGGGAGATCTTCAAGCTGGTGGGCCTCCGCCTTGCTGACCTCTACCGGGCCGAGGGCAAGGCCCAGGAGGCGGCCAAGTTTGAGTTCGGCAAGAACTGGAAGACCGATGAGGATGTCTTCCTGGCTGGGGCGGAAGAGTTCGGTGATAATCGTGTGAGCGAGGAAGACGAGGCCAAGCTGGAGCCGGAGAACTACAAGGGCGTCACCTATAAGTTCCTTAAGGAGGTGGGCCAGCAGGGCATCCAGACCCCCGTGCGCCGGGATCCCAAGACTGGGAAGCTGGTGGGTACGGTGCGCCGTTACACCCACAAGTTCGGTACCTCCGACGGCAAGTTCAAGTGGTACGGTACCGACGACTGGGAGGGGTATCCCGCCGAGGTGGCCAAGTACCTTGAAGGGGAAAAGGCCAGGCAGTATCCCTTCTGGGTCACCACCGGGCGGGCCCAGACCATCTGGCAGACGGCCTACCACGACCGCCGGTTGCCGGAAAAGGCCGTGGCCTTGCCCCTGCCTTATGTGGAAATCCACCCTGAAGACGCCAAGCGGCTTGGCCTCCAGTCCGGGGACCTGGTGGAGGTGTACAACGAGGAGGGGAACGGCACCTTCATGGTCTACGTGACGGACGCCGTCAAGCCGGGCTTGATCTTCTTGGTGATGTACCACTGGCGGGGTACGTCCAACTCCCTAATCTCCGGCTACACCGATCCCAAGACCACCATCCCCTGGTACAAGGGGACCCGGGCCAACCTGCGCAAGCTTGCGGGAAGCATCCCCTCGGTGCAGCAAACGGCAAGCCTCCTGCAGCAGAACAAGTTTGACTAA
- a CDS encoding YbgA family protein — protein sequence MGAFWPRPRVVVSACLGFSAVHYSGELIPDRIVAALREHVDFIPVCPEVEIGLGVPRPTVRLVRGGEGVRMVQPLTGEDLTGRMQAFSQGFLASLGQVEGFILKNRSPSCALKDAKVYAYADRGGAVARGPGLFAKRVEEAFPLLPKEDEGRLTSARIRSHFLARIFGLARLREVRDLGGLMAFHARYKLLLHAHHQAETRGLGRLLAEAKGRPFQEVRGAYEEGFIRTTRHPFRLPSMADALLHAFGYFKRALSPREKAHFLDLLADFRGGRVPLEAPLALLRSWAVRFGEDYLEAQALFEPYPRALMDLRSS from the coding sequence ATGGGAGCCTTTTGGCCTCGGCCGAGGGTGGTGGTGAGCGCCTGCTTGGGCTTTTCCGCCGTGCACTATTCGGGGGAGCTGATACCGGATCGGATTGTGGCCGCCTTGCGGGAGCATGTGGACTTCATTCCCGTGTGCCCGGAGGTGGAGATCGGCCTAGGGGTCCCCAGGCCCACGGTGCGGCTGGTGCGAGGGGGGGAGGGGGTGCGCATGGTCCAGCCCCTTACCGGGGAGGACCTCACCGGGAGAATGCAGGCCTTTAGCCAGGGGTTTCTTGCCTCCTTAGGCCAGGTGGAGGGGTTTATCCTCAAGAACCGCTCTCCTTCCTGTGCCCTTAAGGACGCCAAGGTCTATGCCTATGCGGACCGGGGTGGGGCGGTGGCCAGGGGGCCGGGACTTTTCGCAAAGAGGGTGGAGGAGGCCTTTCCCCTCCTGCCCAAGGAGGACGAGGGTCGGCTCACCAGTGCCCGGATCCGGTCCCACTTTCTCGCGCGGATTTTCGGTTTGGCCCGGCTTAGGGAGGTACGGGACCTGGGAGGCCTTATGGCGTTTCATGCCCGGTATAAGCTCCTGCTCCACGCCCACCACCAAGCTGAGACTCGAGGCTTGGGAAGGCTCTTGGCGGAGGCTAAAGGGAGACCCTTCCAGGAGGTGCGTGGAGCCTATGAGGAGGGGTTTATCCGAACGACCCGGCATCCCTTTCGCCTTCCCTCCATGGCCGATGCCCTGCTCCACGCCTTTGGGTACTTCAAAAGGGCGCTTTCTCCCAGGGAAAAGGCCCATTTTCTGGACCTCTTGGCGGACTTTCGGGGAGGGAGGGTGCCCCTCGAGGCCCCCTTGGCCCTCCTCCGTTCCTGGGCCGTGCGCTTTGGGGAGGATTACCTGGAGGCCCAGGCCCTTTTTGAGCCCTACCCCAGGGCCCTCATGGACCTGAGGAGCTCCTAG